The Culex pipiens pallens isolate TS chromosome 2, TS_CPP_V2, whole genome shotgun sequence DNA window CCGATGCTGCAGGAGTCATACTCTGCGAACCGGATGGCATTACCGAGAGGGTTCCCGAATGTATGGAGTACGGTGAGATCTGCTGTGAATGGTAGTGAGCCGAATGTTGAGGTGGGATTTGTACAAGCAGCTGTTGCTGCTTCTGCATTGGTCCACCCGGTGCGATAAGGTTACTGGAGTGATTCGAGGAATTGTTCGATTTGATCGAATTCCGTCGTTCCGACATGTTTAGCATCATACTGTTGCTGTTTGACCGGAAACGATTCGCATTACTGTTTTTGTGGAGGTCGATGTCATCTCTGGTTGCAGGCGGAGGTTTCTGCTGTTCGGCTTGCTGTTGTTGGCGCTTTTTCAAAAGACTCAAGTTTTGATTCATAGCCAGCAACTTTTGCTGAGCAGATTCATAGTTTTGCTTGTGTGTCCTTCGTACCGATTTTGGCTGCGACGTATCGTTAGCAAACCTCAACGAAGCTTCCGATATCTGCTGCTGGATTTGCTTTTCCAGCAACAGCTTGTTAATGTCGTCTTCTTTGTTGTTCAAAAGGTTCTCCGGTAGTTTAAAGCTTGTACCAATCTTCCGCCTCAACGTCGGTGCCGCTCCGTTCTGATCTTGACTTCCAACACCGGAACTGAAATCGCTCGGATACATGCCAATAAGCTGAGCCTCTTCTCGCTTGATTTGCTGTAGTTGCGCATACTTCTCGTTGAGTCGTTTCTCGAGCTCGGCTTTGCGCGCCTTGAGGAGTTCATATTTCGTAGGACTTTTGGAAGCTGCATCGTCCTTCCCACTGGGTTTCAGCGTATCAATCATGGTGGTTGGTGATACCACTAAGCCGGCCTTCGATGTAGTCGCCTGTTGATGAGGCGGAGTTCCAAAGTAGGGTTGCTTCACCTTAGCATCACCCATGTTTCCTTTCGATCTCGATCCTAGATTTGCCTTTCTCCTATATACCAGTACGGTAGTGCTTCTACAAGTGCGCTATGCTGTGATCGCCCTCATGAATCATCACCGTCATTGATCGACTGTCAGTCTGCTGCTGCCGTCGCCGCCGCCACACAAGAAAAGACCTTCCATTGAGGTTTTACTGATTATAATTAATGCAATTCGCGCTCTCACTTCTCATAACAGCTCGAAGCGAACCACAACCACATATTGTACTCGCACACGACGTTCCAACCGAACTAGAAAGCCTTTGTTCAAGTACATTTACACATGGACGCGACAGCACGTTTCTTCTTCTGAACACTTGGGCCAACTGTGGGTCCGACTGGCGGATGGCAGTCAACCGATTCACTGTTTTGCCAGATTAGATAAGCCTTGTATTATTATTTCCACACACATACTCATTTTGTTTCTGTTATTATTATACCCCACACACGCTACGCTACAGTTGCAAACTGTTGCTTCGTTTTCCTTTTGGCCGTTGGCGCAGAGCTTATCACTCCTAAATTGACCGAGGTCAAAAGGCCATCCTCCACTGCTGCGCCCAGCTGTGGTTAGCCTGTGTAATGATTCAGCTCGCTTTCCTTTCgacgtagcagcagcagcgaactAATGAATATCGGCTGTTGTCACCATACGCTGATTAAATCCAGACTGGCTAGAACGTTGAGCCACTTCCAAGTGGCTGGGTGAATCACAGTTGGCGCTGCACACAATTATCgtactgtttttcaaaaaattcctccaGCAGCAGCTCCCCAGTCTCACGTCGGTGGAATGTTgtgcttttttgtgttgttttcgcGACGTCAAAGTAGGTGTATCATTGATGTTTCATTTTCCCATCGGGTCGTAATCACGACAAGTCATCATTTACGAGCGTTGTAATACACCTTAGCAGGCAAAGGGCTGAACCGCTACCATCATCATTTTGTAGTTCCATTCTCACCAACACACCATCCCTGGCGTACGCCCAACATTTTTCCACAGTCGCCCTCTCTATCCACACACTGCTGATGTTGACGGTCGCTCTGCTCTGCTTACTCTGCCTGCCTTATATGGGCCTCTCTGTCTGCGCTGGGTGTCCTGAATTCTTTGGCCCAACTCTCTTCTTCACGCAGCAGTTTGCTGAGGATCCCACGACGATTTTTTCGCAGGCGATTTTCGCCGCTTGTACGCGCCGGAAACGAAACACCAACTAGTGTAAACTAAACTCCACGAACTAAGGAACAAAACTTAACTAGTACCGAACCGAAATACTAACTTAAAATAAACGAAATTAGAGGAAAAATCGCAGCTACGCGAAAACCTGGCGAGCTGCCTGTTAGTTTCGTCACGATTTCACAAATACACCCATCTACGTCATTCATTCGAAAATGAATGGTTCTGGTGGTGGCGGTGTGTGCTCTCTCGCTCTCTATCTCTCTTGCTCTTTCTCTTAACCATGCTCGAATACCTTATGCTGGTGGTGGAAGCGAGAGCGCACCACTTTGGCTACCTAATGTTTGGGTGTTTTGAGGCGAATGTGTGAAAGacgtcaacttggtttgttccAATAAAGAGCCAAAACCGTAACGGGGGACGGTTGGCCAAATATATTGTGCATCTTTCAAGGCATTTTTAATGCGttcttttgatttgaaaaaaaaaaattgtcaagctttaaagaaaaaataaaaaaaaaagctgagagAAATTATTAATTAAACCTCAAAGAACCACCTTCACATACACAATTCGACTTGGAATCATAACATAGCGACCTGTTAGTAACAGCAGTTGAATAAGTAGTAGTGTTATAATAATTATAATgcgtatttcaaaaataaaagtcatgtaaattgatgtttaaaaaagttggtgtaattttcaaaaaagtgtttttttttcaattatagagtttttttcaatttaatcaaCAGTACCCCATTTCTGTCCCGTTTTGGGCGTCGTTCACAAGTTTTCTACCTATCTCACTCAACGCACTAAAGTCCATCCTGTAGTAGTCGCTACGATAACAGCCGTAATGGTTCATACGTACGGGCCGaccttttaaatttattcaaagaaTTGCTGCTTTTCATTGAGCTGGAGTCCACGAACTCGTATGTTTCTCAAATACCACGATGGCACTGAAAGGTTTAAAGGTTCTGGAGTTTGCGGGGCTAGCTCCCGGTCCGTTCTGCGGTATGCTACTGGCGGACTTTGGAGCCTGTGTTACTCGGATTGATAAGGTGAAGTGGCTTGTGTTTGTTTCGATGaagattttctgaaaatttgtattttcaagACCCCTTACAACAGCATAGATGTACTGCAAGGCGGCAAGCGGACACTGGCGCTGGACTTGAAGAAGCCCAAGGCGATTGAGATTGTGCGCTCTTTGTGTCGAAAGTCCGACGTTCTCATTGAACCGTTTCGTCCTGGGGTTATGGAAAAGCTGGGACTGGGGCCGAGTGAGCTTATGAGGGAAAATCCGCGGTTGATCTATGCACGGCTAACGGGGTTTGGCCAGAATGGGGCACATGCGGCTCGCGCTGGTCACGACATCAACTATGTGGCCCTTTCCGGGATTCTTTCGCTGCTGGGACGTAAGGGTGAGCGACCAACGGCGCCGATCAATCTGGCCGCGGACTTTGCCGGTGGTGGATTGCTGTGTGCTTTTGGGATTCTGGCTGCAGTGCTGGAACGACACAACTCGGGCAAAGGACAAGTGGTGGACCATGCCATGGTGGAGGGAGCGGCTTACGTTGGAAGTTGGCTGATTCGATCGCAAAAGTTGCCCATTTGGGGAAGACCTCGAGGGGAGAACATGTTGGACACGGGCGTCCACTTTTACGACACGTTCCAAACCAAGGATGGAAAGTTCATGTCCGTGGGAGCGATTGAACCACAATTTTACAAGGAACTGCTGGAGGGGTTGGATTTACAGATGGAACTGCCACAGTATGAAGATGTCGAAAAGAGCAAACACTTGTTTGAGGTAATCTTCCTAACCAAAACGCGCGCTGAGTGGACCAAGATCTTCCAGGATCGTGATGCTTGT harbors:
- the LOC120415533 gene encoding alpha-methylacyl-CoA racemase yields the protein MALKGLKVLEFAGLAPGPFCGMLLADFGACVTRIDKTPYNSIDVLQGGKRTLALDLKKPKAIEIVRSLCRKSDVLIEPFRPGVMEKLGLGPSELMRENPRLIYARLTGFGQNGAHAARAGHDINYVALSGILSLLGRKGERPTAPINLAADFAGGGLLCAFGILAAVLERHNSGKGQVVDHAMVEGAAYVGSWLIRSQKLPIWGRPRGENMLDTGVHFYDTFQTKDGKFMSVGAIEPQFYKELLEGLDLQMELPQYEDVEKSKHLFEVIFLTKTRAEWTKIFQDRDACVFPVLEMDEACEYPHNREREVFLDKGKTNDELVPTPAPKLSRTPAQSGALAPEKDELQMVEEILNEVGVGSEDIFKLYEDGSLLLANPKPKL